In Sphaerospermopsis torques-reginae ITEP-024, the genomic window AAGTTGTTCAGAAGAAGATGCTAATTGGGTTGTGTCTGAAATTAATCAATTCATATCAACATCTACAGAACAGAAATTAGATTTGCACCCACTGGACTGGAGGCACATACTGTTAGGGGGAAGCCCATTCATTTTATTTGGTTTACTATCCGCAGCCTTAATAATCAGAAATAGTCTATCAATCTCTGTCTTTGATCTTGACCGCAAATGTCTAACGATCACACGCAAGAAGTGGTTTCGCACCACTCAAATAGAAGAGTATGATCTTGATATAATTGCAGCCGTCAATCTGGAAACCCATGATAATGGTATGTCAATAGAGGAGCAAATCATTATTAAACTGGAATCCGATCAAAAGATTATATTGCCTTACAATGATTATAATAATAAAAAATTAGTTTCTGACTTACAGCAATTCCTAAACCTTAGATAATCTGATTGCCATAAAAACTACTTTCCTTCAAAGGAAATCAATTCAAGCAGTAATTCAAGGTTAAAATATGTGCAGTACCAAATAGAATTTAAACCCAAAGCGATTAAAGATTTACAGAAAATTCCTGTAAATGAAAGAGAACGCATTATCAATAAAATTGAAGCAATGCAAGATGATTTACAAGGAGATGTGAAACGCTTAACAAATGGACAAGCTAATTCATTATCAAAATATAATCAAAGAAATCCTGACTGAATATGAAAGAATTTCAGCACAAGTACCTGATCCTGATATAGATGAGGTGTTAATTTTTGATGATCAAAGAAGTCAATATCTTTGGTTTAATATTGGTTGGAAGAATCGTAAAAGAGTAAAGGCAATTTCAGTTTATGTGAGAATTAAAAATAATAAAATTTACATTGAAGAAGATTGGACTGAGGAAGGTATTGCAACGGAGTTATTAAGGGAAGGTGTACCAAAAGAGGATATTGTTTTAGCTTTTCATGATCCTGAAACTCGGAAGTTTACAGAGTTTGCTGTTGCTTGAGTAATTTATAAACAGGAGAAAATTAATCCTTTTGCTAATAATTTGTATCGGTATTTGAATTTTGATCAAATTGTTGGTTTTGAGGATGAAGGTAGAGTGATTAGTAAGGAGAAGCGGCTTTGTTATAATTTAGATTAGGGTGGGTCTGGATGGACTCATCCATAAATCTTCAAATAGTTTATTAACAGGGTAAAAAATGTCTACTAAATGCACCATTTATGATATGTAAAAAATATTTTTGTAAAATCATATTCTGGTAGTATAATATTTTAGTATTAATTTTGCTCTTTTTACACAACATGAAATATCTCAATCAAATAATTCCAGGTGACTGCATAGAAAAACTGGCAGAACTACCAGATAAAAGTATTGATTTAGTGATTCTTGATCCTCCCTATTGGAAAGTTATTCAAGAAAAATGGGACTATCAATGGCGTACTGAAAAAGATTATGTACAATGGTGTTTACAGTGGCTAAATCAAATTTCTAGAGTTATCAAATTATCTGGTAGCTTATATTTATTTGGCTATTTAAGAAATTTGTTTTATCTCTATGATCATTTAATTCAATTAGGTTTTGATTTTAGACAACAAATAATTATAGATAAAGGAATTAAAGCTATTGGTGGACGTGCAACAAAAGGCTATAAAATGTTTCCTAACGTTACCGAAACTCTGTTATTTTTTACCTATAATAGTCACCCTTTTGTGAAAAAACTCCTAAAGGATAGACAAAAACAATTAGGTTTAACCGCTTTAGAAATAAACCAAAAATTAGGAGTAAAAGTTAATGGTGGCGGAATGTGGTCACTGTATACTGGTAATAATATTCTAGCACAAATTCCTACTAAAGAAATGTGGGAAAAATTGCAAGTAATCCTAGAATTTGAATATCCTTATGAGGATATAGCACCTGTTTTTAATATTGAAATGGGTATTACTGATGTTTGGAGAGATATAGATTTTTATAAAGAAGAAAGATATCATCCCACTCAAAAACCTGTAAACTTAATTGAAAGAATTATTAAAGCTAGTAGTAATGAAAAAATGGTAATTTTAGATCCTTTTATGGGTTCTGGTTCAACTGCATTAGCTTGTTTAAATTTAAACCGTCATTATATTGGTATTGAACGAGAAGAAAAATATATTCAAGTTGCTGAAAGTAGAATTAGTGAATATAAATCTAGTCTTTTGCATAGACATAGATTTTATCCTGAAAATCACAATTTTGTTAAGGATAAAGAACCTTCTCAGTTGCAACTACCTTTTTAATGTAAAATCTATATTTTTTGATCAATTATCTATAGTTATCTTGTTTGCATATCATCTTTTTTTGCTTGATTTTCTGATATGAGGAGTATTTACCTTAAATCCTTTATCTGTATCTCTTAATGGTAGTATTTCTCTCAAATCTTCATTAATAAATTGAGGTAAATCTTTTTCATTTTTCACATTAAGATGCTCTTGAAGCAATTCTTTCTCTTTTCTATTCAATATTTCTATAGGCATTAATTCAGAACCGAAATTACTTCTATCTTCCTGTGGTTTTATGTAATGTTTAATGTCAATTTCTGGTTGAATTGAAGCATTATAAACATAACAAGAAAAAGTTAAAATAGGATTACATAGATAAAATTGATATTGATAAGGCCAGAAATTTTTAGGATCAGGTGTTTTTCCACTATTTTTCTTGGGTAAATAAATTTTATAATAGTAATTACTCAGAATTTCTTTAAATTTTCGATTACGAATACTTTGAGTCCAAATTTCAAAACATTGAAACCGTAAAGTATCATAATCTTGGTTGTCAAAATTGGGGTAATCGCCTAAAATAAGCAGGACTCTTTTTACATCTTGGGTAATTACTTGTAAGTCGTTTTCACTTTTTATTGTAAATAACCATTTTGAATCATCTTTTCTCTGAATATTATTTGAACCACAAACAGAACAAACTTTTTCACTGCGAGCAACTGGAGATTCACAATCTTTACATTTATCCATTTGATCTATCCGGGAACAAGATTTAACTTCTGTTCCATCTTCTAAATCATCACCTCTAGCTGCCGTTTTACTTCCTTTAACTCCTGTAATTAAAGATGCTAAATGCTGACCTGGATACCCTATTTTTAAATTAGGTGTTTGATACGTAATTTTTGACCACTTTAAAGCATTAATTCTAGGATTTAAAACCAATTCTTCTAGTAACGCTTTAATCTGAGCTTCATTGTTATGAATTGTTATAAAGTTAATGTCAGGTTTCATATTTTTATT contains:
- a CDS encoding MamI family restriction endonuclease, whose translation is MKPDINFITIHNNEAQIKALLEELVLNPRINALKWSKITYQTPNLKIGYPGQHLASLITGVKGSKTAARGDDLEDGTEVKSCSRIDQMDKCKDCESPVARSEKVCSVCGSNNIQRKDDSKWLFTIKSENDLQVITQDVKRVLLILGDYPNFDNQDYDTLRFQCFEIWTQSIRNRKFKEILSNYYYKIYLPKKNSGKTPDPKNFWPYQYQFYLCNPILTFSCYVYNASIQPEIDIKHYIKPQEDRSNFGSELMPIEILNRKEKELLQEHLNVKNEKDLPQFINEDLREILPLRDTDKGFKVNTPHIRKSSKKR
- a CDS encoding XisI protein encodes the protein MDKLIHYQNIIKEILTEYERISAQVPDPDIDEVLIFDDQRSQYLWFNIGWKNRKRVKAISVYVRIKNNKIYIEEDWTEEGIATELLREGVPKEDIVLAFHDPETRKFTEFAVA
- a CDS encoding DNA-methyltransferase, producing the protein MKYLNQIIPGDCIEKLAELPDKSIDLVILDPPYWKVIQEKWDYQWRTEKDYVQWCLQWLNQISRVIKLSGSLYLFGYLRNLFYLYDHLIQLGFDFRQQIIIDKGIKAIGGRATKGYKMFPNVTETLLFFTYNSHPFVKKLLKDRQKQLGLTALEINQKLGVKVNGGGMWSLYTGNNILAQIPTKEMWEKLQVILEFEYPYEDIAPVFNIEMGITDVWRDIDFYKEERYHPTQKPVNLIERIIKASSNEKMVILDPFMGSGSTALACLNLNRHYIGIEREEKYIQVAESRISEYKSSLLHRHRFYPENHNFVKDKEPSQLQLPF
- a CDS encoding type II toxin-antitoxin system RelE family toxin; translated protein: MQYQIEFKPKAIKDLQKIPVNERERIINKIEAMQDDLQGDVKRLTNGQANSLSKYNQRNPD